In Sphingopyxis macrogoltabida, the sequence CGCCCGAGAGCGGTTCCTCGCCGCGCGCCTTGCGCTGGGCGTTGAGGCTTTCGCGGAGGAACTGGACGTTCGATACGCCGGGGATCTCGACCGGATACTGGAAGCCGAGGAACAGGCCCGCCGCGGCGCGCTCGTGCGGGTCCATGTCGAGCAGGTCCTGCCCGTCGAAGGTCGCCGAACCGTCGGTGACCTCATAGCCGGGGCGCCCGCCGAGGACATAGGACAGCGTCGACTTGCCCGCGCCGTTGGGACCCATGATCGCATGGATTTCGCCCGCGTTGATGCTGAGCGACAGGCCCTTCAGGATCGGCTTGTCGGCGACGGTGGCGTGGAGGTTTTCAATTTTGAGCATTTTGTTTTTTCATCCACTCGGCGGTTTCTTTAGCGATTTTCACATGCGACGCGTCTTCGGTATCAAAAGTATCGTCGATCGAGGCTTTGCGCTTCTCGGCGTCTTCCCAACCGATGGTCTTGCTCAAGGCGATATCGGCGTCGATGATCGATTTCGCACGTACGTCTTTGCACCGCTCGATGTCCTTGTGCGCTTGGTGGGCGATCTCGGAAAAATTGTAGAAGGTGACTTTTCCGAGCTTTGCATCGAGACATTCCGAATAGGCTTCCAGCATCGGCCGGACAGGCGGTTCCATGCCGACGTCGATCCCCGTCGGATATCCGAGTGCCCGCGCTTCCTCGGCAGTCTGAGGGGGTTTGTGGGATTCCGTCCCCATGGCGAGCATGGTCAGCACGATCGTTGCAGGAAAAAGCATCACCCCACGCTCCCCTCAAGGCTGATCCCCAGCAATTTCTGGGCTTCGACGGCAAACTCCATCGGCAGTTGTTGCAACACTTCCTTCGCGAAACCGTTGACGATCAGCGCCACCGCCTCTTCCTGCCCCAGCCCGCGCTGCATCGCGTAGAAGAGCTGGTCGTCGCTGATCTTGCTCGTTGTCGCTTCATGCTCGACCGTCGCGCTCGGGTTGCGGACTTCGATATAGGGGACGGTGTGGGCGCCGCAGGTGCTTCCCAGAAGCAGGCTGTCGCACTGGGTGAAGTTGCGCACACCCTCGGCATTGGGCGCGACGCGGACGATGCCGCGGTAGGTGTTGTTCGACTTGCCCGCGCTGATTCCCTTGCTGACGATGGTCGAGCGCGTGCGCTTGCCATTGTGGATCATCTTGGTGCCGGTGTCGGCCTGCTGGTAATTGTTCGTCACCGCGACCGAATAAAATTCGCCGACGCTGTCGTCGCCGTTGAGCACGCAGCTCGGATATTTCCACGTGATCGCCGAGCCGGTCTCGACCTGCGTCCACGACACCTTGCTGCGCTTGCCCTGGCACAGCGCGCGCTTGGTCACGAAATTATAGATGCCGCCCAGACCCTCGGCATTGCCCGGATACCAGTTCTGGACGGTGCTGTACTTGATCTCGGCATCGTCGAGCGCAACCAGTTCGACCACTGCGGCATGAAGCTGGTTCTCGTCGCGCATCGGCGCGGTGCAGCCTTCGAGATAGGACACATATGCGCCCTTGTCGGCGACGATCAGCGTCCGCTCGAACTGCCCGGTATTCTCGGCATTGATGCGGAAATAGGTGCTGAGCTCCATCGGGCAACGCACACCCTCGGGCACATAGACGAACGTCCCGTCGGAGAAGACCGCGCAGTTGAGCGTCGCGAAATAATTGTCGTGCATCGGCACGACCTTGCCGAGCCACTTCTTCACCAGCTCGGGATATTCGCGGATGGCTTCCGAAATCGACAGGAAGATCACGCCCGCGCGCTTCAGTTCCTCGCGGAAGGTCGTCGCGACGCTGACGCTGTCGAACACCGCGTCGACCGCGACCTTGCGCGCGCCCTCGACCCCGGCGAGCACCTTCTGCTCCTCGATCGGAATGCCGAGCTTCTTGTAGACTTCGAGGATCTCGGGATCGACCTCGTCGAGGCTGGAGAGCTTCGGCTTCGCCTTGGGCGCCGCGTAATAGTAGGCGTCCTGATAGTCGATCGGCGGGACGTTGAGCTTCGCCCAGTCAGGCGTCTCCATCGTCTGCCAGTGGCGGAACGCCTTCAGCCGCCAGTCGAGCATCCATTCGGGCTCGTTCTTCTTCGCCGAAATAAAGCGGACCGTATCCTCGGTCAGCCCCTTGGGCGCGAAGTCGGTCTCGATGGCCGAGGACCAGCCATGCTCATAATCGGCGACTTTGGCGGCGGCGTCGTGCGCGGCCTGATCCTTGAGGGGGGTATCGGTGCTGTCGGTCATACTCTGATCTCGTCGCCGGCCAGCGCCGGGGCAGGCCGGGTGAATGTCGGTTTCGGTGCGGCGGCAAGGCTCGCGAGGCTGATCTGCGCCAGTGCGCCGCGCACGGCGCCGTTCACGACGCCCCAGTGCGGCTGGACCTTGCAACTGCCCTCGAGCGAGCAGTCGTGCCGCCCTTCGGACACGCAGGACGTGAGCGCGATCGGTCCCTCGACCGCTTCGATGATATCGGCGACGCTGATCGCCGCCGCGGGCCGCGCGAGGCGCACCCCGCCGCCGCTGCCGCGCGAGGCGACGAGCAGCCCGGCGCGGGCGAGCCCGCTTACCAGCTTCTGCGCGGTCGGTCCGGGAATTCCCGTCTGCTCGGCGAGCATGCCGGCGTGAATCGGCACCGACCCGCACTGGCGGGCGGCGGCACTCATCAGCACCACGGCATAATCGGCAAGGTTCGACAGGCGCATTTTTGCGAACGATTCTTAACTGGAGTAAATTACTCCACTTATATAGGCCAGCCCTTTGTGCGGCGCAACCAAGGGGCGCTATATGCCGCCCAAGAAAAAAGGCACCCACCCGGCCGGGAGCCGAATGAGTGCCAAGATGAAGGTCTCGTCCTCGCGAGGAGGATGAGCTCTTCTGGGTCGCAAGGCTGGATTATGCCCGCGGGCCGATTCGCGATTGTACGAAAACGCCAAAACGACGGCGGGCGCGATTTTCGTGGTTAACGGCGCGGTGCGGGGTGCGGCGTCAGGTTTCGGAGACGAGCGGGCTGACCTTGCCGGCCAGTTCCTTGCGGCCGCGCGTCGTCGCTTCGGTATAGCGCGACGGCTTGCCGAGCTGCCCCGGCGTGGCGCCGGCAAAGCGCTTGATCTCGCGGATCAGGTGCGACTGGTCGTAAAAGGCGTCGCCGAGCGCCGCGGCATCGAGCCCTTCGCCGCGCGCCAGCGCTGACGCCGCCCGGACGGCGCGATATTTGCGCGCCAGCATGCGCGGCGACAGGCCGTAATAATGTTTGGTCATCCGCTCGACCGAGCGGATCGACATGCCCGTCGCGTCGACCAGTTCGGGAACCTGCGGCGACGCGCTTTCGGTCAGCCAGCGGTCGACAGTGCGGATGAACCACATCGGCGCGGGCTCGTTGCGTTTCAGGATTTCGCGGACGAAATTATTGCCGATCACCAGTTGTTCGGCGGCGTCGGCGGCATTTTCGAGTGCGGCGGCGACTTCGCCGATCCAGTCGCCGAACAGGTCGGCGGCGTCGATCGCGCGGTCGGTGAGCTTTTCGGCGTCGTCGCCCATCAGCGCGGCCCAGCCCGCGGGGAGCATGCCGAAGCCGAACATGCGCGTCGGGCAATTGCTGATCGCGCGCACCCGGCCGCTCGTCGGGCCGACGATATTGGCGTTGCAGACCTGCGACCGGTGGCCGTCGGCGAAGACATATTCGCCGTCGGCGGCGGTCACGAAACGGAATTGCGGGCGGTCGGCGCGCTCATATTCGTCGAAGCGCGGCATGTTGACGCGCGCAGCGTAAAAGCTCGACACCATGTCCGCCAGATCGGGATCGGGCGGAAAATAATGCAGTTCGAACGGCGCTTCGCCGCTTACGTCCCCTGACGAGGAAATATTATCCGACATGACGAGACCGACCCCATCGGCAGCTTTTTTGCCGCCTGTTTATGCCGGATATAATTTTCCTTTCACCGCGGCGCGTCAAGCCGCAATTTATTTATCGTGGGCTAGCCCTTCTGCGTGGCAATCCACGCGTCGACGCGGCGCTCCAATATGTCGAGCGGCACCGGTCCCGATTCGAGCACGACGTCGTGAAACGCGCGGATGTCGAACCGGTCGCCGAGCGCCGCCTGCGCGCGGCCGCGAAGTTCCATGATCTTGAGCTTGCCGATCAGATAGGCGGTCGCCTGCCCCGGATAGACGATATAGCGCTCGATCGCCTTTTCGATGTCGCCTTGCGGGTTCGGCGTATTGTCCTTGAGATACTGGATCGCCTGCTCGCGGCTCCAGCGCTTGTCGTGGATGCCGGTGTCGACGACAAGCCGGCACGCGCGCCACAGCTCCATCCCCAGCCGGCCGAAATCGCTGTAGGGATCGGTATAGAAGCCCATGTCCTTGGCGAGTTCCTCCGAATAGAGGCCCCAGCCCTCGGTATAGGCGGTGAAGCCGCCGAAGCGGCGGAAGGGCGGCAGGCCGGTGAGTTCGGTCTGCACCGCGCGCTGGAGGTGATGGCCGGGAACCCCCTCATGATAGGCGAGCGCCTCAAGCTCGGTCTTCGACATGTCGCGGAGGTCATAGAGATTCACATAATAGGTGCCGGGACGCGACCCGTCGGGTGAGGGCGACTGGTAGAAGGCCTTGCCGGCCGATTTTTCGCGAAACGCCTCGACCGCCTTCACCTGCAGCGGCGCCTTGGGCAGCATGTTGAAGAAGGCCGGAAGCCGCGCCTCCATCGCCTTCACCTTCGCATCGACCTCGGCCAGATAAGCTTCGCGGGTGGTGTAATAATATTGCGGGCTGTCGCGCAGATGCGCGAAGAATTGCTGTAGCGTGCCCTTGAAGCCGACCTGCGCCATGATTTTCTTCATTTCGCCGTGGATGCGCGCGACTTCGGACAGGCCTAGATCGTGGATTTGCGCGGCGGTCATGTCGGTCGTGGTGTAATTCGCCAGCAGCGCGGCATAATAGGCGCCGCCGTCCGGCATCCGCCATACGCCGTCCTCGGTCGGCGCGCTTGCCTGCTGGCGCTGCATTTCGGCGCGCAGCCGTTCATAGGCGGGGCCAGCGCTTTCGCGCCACGCCGCCCCGGCTGCGGCGACGAGGCGCGTCTTTTCCGCCGGAGCAATGTCCAGCTTGCCGACCTTGGCGGCGAGGTCCTCCACCACGGCATTGTCGGGTTTGAGCAGATTGCCGATGTCCGAAATCACATAGGCATAGACCCATTTGGGCGGCTGCAGACCCTTGGCGGCGCGCTCCGCCGACTGCGCGGTCAGCGAATCGAGCACCGGGCCGAGGCCGCGGATTCGTTCGACATAGGCCTCGGCCTCGGCGACGTTCGACACGCGGTGGATGTTGATCAGGAAGGCGGGAAGCCGGCTCTGCGCGCCGTTCATCTGGTCGAAGAGATAGCCGTGGTCGCGAAAAGCGAACAGGCGGTCGGCGCGCTCGGCCTGCGCATTGAACAGCTCGAACGACAGCGCGTCCTCGGTCGACAGCCGGGCGGGGTCGAAACTGCCGCGCATCGCCTCCGCCGTCGCCTGCTGCAGCTTGTGCGTCGCGACCTCGCTTTCGTCGCTCGGGTCGTCCCATTTGCCATAGTCGGCGTCGCGAATGCCGCGATATGCCTTGCCCTGCGGCGAGAGCGAAAGCTGCGCCGCGTCATATTTGTCGAAGAATTCGGCGAGCCCGGCTCCGGCGGGCGGATCGGCGGGGGCAGGGGCGGCGGGCGCCGTTGCCACGGGATCGGCAGTAGCCGACGCGCATCCCGCGAGCGCAAGGACGAGCAGGCCGCTGGACAGCCTGGCGGCAAGGCGAAGGTGCGACACCATTTTTCTCCCCGGTTTCCGGTACTTCATTCTGACCCGCCGAAGGGCTTGCCATAGGCTCCGGTCCGGCGCAATGGCGGGCCATGTCGCTCTTCGCCTCTGCCGCCGATGCCGCCTATGCGCTCGTTCGTCCGCTCGTCCATGCGACCGACGGCGAAGCCGCGCACAATCTGACCCTGAACGCGCTCCAGCCGCTGCCGCGTGCCCGTCACGCGCTGACCAGCCCGGCGCTGGCGACCGAGCTCGCCGGTTTGCACTTCCCCAATCCGGTCGGGCTCGCGCCGGGGTTCGACAAGGATGCACGCGTCGCCCATGCGATGCCGCATTTCGGTTTCGGCTTCGTCGAGGTTGGCACGCTGACGCCGCTGCCGCAGGACGGCAATCCGCGCCCGCGGCTGTTCCGCCTCGTCGAAGACGGCGCGGTGATCAATCGCATGGGCTTCAACAATGGCGGTCAGGAAAAGGCGGCGGAGCGGATCGTCTGCCTGCGCCGGTTCGGGTTGCCCGTACCGCTCGGCATCAACATCGGCGCCAACAAGGATAGCGCCGACCGCATCGCCGACTATGCCAAGGGCACGGCGGCGATGGCACCGCTCGCCGACTATCTGACGGTCAATATCAGCTCGCCGAACACGCCGGGCCTCCGCGCGCTGCAGGATCGCGGCGCGCTCGAGGCGTTGCTCGACGGCGTCGCCGCGGCGCAGTCCGCAGACGGCGCGAGGCCGGTATTCCTCAAGGTCGCGCCCGATCTCGAACCCGCCGACATCGACGACATCGTTGCCGTCGCCTTCGACAAGGGGCTGGCGGCGGTGATCGTATCGAACACGACGATCGAGCGGCCGGCGCTCGCCTCGCGCCATGCGGGCGAAGCGGGCGGGCTGTCGGGTGCTCCGCTGGCAGGCCTCGCGCTCCAGCGGGTCCGCGATTTCCGGAGCGCCAGCGGCGGCAAGCTGCCGCTCGTGGCCGCAGGCGGCATTGCTTCGGCCGAACAGGCGTGGGAACGGATTCGTGCGGGGGCCAGCCTGATCCAGATCTATTCGGCGATGGTCTATGAAGGACCGGGGCTCGCGGGGCGCATCGCGCGCGGGCTCGAAACGCTCGCGGCGCGCGATGGCTTTACGCGGGTCGCCGATGCGGTGGGGACGTCCGCCTGATCCGCCATCGGGGTTGCGCTGTCTGCACCCCCGCGCCAATGTCGCGCGCATGATCAAACGACTCCTTGCCGTCATCAGCCTTTTTATCGTTTCGCTTCCCTCGCTCGCCGCGGCGCAGGGCGTTACCTCGTCCGCCGATCCGCGCGCGACCGAGGCCGGACGGGCGATCCTGCAGCAGGGGGGCACGGCAGCCGATGCGGCGGTCGCGATGGTCGCGGTGCTGACGCTCGTCGAACCGCAGTCGAGCGGCATCGGCGGCGGCGGTTTCCTCGTCTATCACGACGCCAAATCGGACGGCATCGCGACGATCGACGGCCGCGAGACCGCGCCGGCGTCGGCGAAGCCCGGGCGTTTTCTCGGCCCCGACGGCAAGCCGCGCGGTTACTCGGACGTCATTCCCGGCGGCCTTTCGGTTGGTGTTCCCGGCAATATCCGCCTGATGGAAATGGCGCACCGGAAATGGGGCAAGCTCGAATGGAAGGCTTTGTTCCAGCCCGCGATCAAACTGGCCGAGGACGGTTATGAGGTTACCCCGGCGCTCTACAACTGGCTCGACCGCTATCAGGCGCTGTGGAAGGATTTTCCGGCCGCGCGCGCGATCTATTATGTCGATGGCAAGCCGGTGCCGGTCGGGACGCGGCTGAAGAACCCGGCCTATGCGGCGCTGCTGCGCGATATCGCGGCGCGCGGTCCCGACGCCTTCTACACCGGCGCCAACGCCCGCGCGATCAGCGAAACGGTCGCGAAATCGGTGCGCAATCCGGCGGTGCTGACCGCGCAGGATCTGGCCGCCTATCGGGCGAAGGACCGTCCCGCCGTCTGCACCACCTATCGCGTCTACAAGGTCTGCGGCATGGGCCCGCCTTCGTCGGGCGCGACCACGGTGTTCGGCATCCTCGGCATGATCGAGGGCTGGGACATGAAGACGATGGGCAAGGACAATCCGATGAGCTGGCACCTCATCGCCGAGGCGATGCAACTCGCCTATGCCGACCGCGCCAAATATCTTGGTGACGGCGATTTCGTCGATGTTCCGGTCAAGGGGCTGCTCGACAAGGCCTATCTTGCAGAGCGCCGCCAGCTCATCTCGCCTTATGGCGCGGCAGGCCATTATGAGGCCGGAACGCCGCCGGGCGCCCCGGCGCGCACCTCGTCGGGTCCGGTCGCCGAGAACGGCACAACGCATTTCGTCGCGGTCGACCGCGCCGGCAATGTCGCGTCGATGACCTCGACCGTCGAAAGCATCTTTGGCAGCCATCTCAATGTGAACGGCTATTTCCTCAACAACGAGCTCACCGATTTCGATCACAGCCCCGTGCAGGACGGCGCTCCGGCCGCCAACCGCGTCGAGGCGGGCAAACGTCCGCTGTCGTCGATGTCGCCGACGATCGTTTATGGCCCCGACGGCAAGGTCATCCTTGCGGTCGGCTCGGCGGGCGGCAAGCGGATCATCATGCATGTCACGAAGACGCTGATCGGCGTGCTCGACTGGGGGCTGTCGGCCGAGGAAGCGATCGCGCTGCCGAACCTGTTCTTCGGTGAAAAGGGCGTGCTGATCGAGGACGATGCGGCGGGACAGGCGATCGCGGCGAAGATGCAGCCATTCGGTTACGCTTTCACCCCGGCCGACCTCGGGTCGAAGCTAAACGCGGCGCAGCGCGTTGGGGAGGTGTGGCACGGCGCCGCCGACCCGCGCGGTCCCGGCACCTCGTCGGTCGATGGCGCGCCGCCGCAGGGATAAGAGCATCATATAACGGAAAAACCTCTGTGGGAGAGCAAGAGGCATGAAGCTGGAAAACCCCCATCTCGACCATTTTCCGAGTCTGGTCGCGATGTTCTTCGACCGCGCCGAAAAGGGCGGCGACGATCCATTCCTGTGGCACAAGGCCGATCGGGCCTGGCAGCCGCTGAGCTGGCGGCAGGTCGCCGGCCAAGTGGCGGCGCTGGCGCATAATTTGCGCGAACTCGGCCTCAAGGAAGGCGACCGGGTGGTGCTGGTCAGCGAGAACCGCCCCGAATGGTGCATCGCCGACTTGGGCATCATGGCCGCCGGCTGCATCACCGTTCCGACCTATACGACCAACACCGAACGCGACCATCAGCATATCCTCGACAACAGCGGTGCCAAGGCGGTGATCGTGTCGACGGCGAAGCTGGCGCGCGTGTTGATGCCCGCGGTGATGCGGTCCGAAGCGCATATCGTGATCAGCATGGAAAGCCTGCGTGTCGGCCAGCAGGGCGAGGTTTCGGTCCACGACTGGGCGCCGCTCGTCCAGAACGGCGAGACATATCTGGAGGAAACCAAGGCGCGCGGGCTCGGCGTCAAGCGCGAGGATACGGCGTGCATCATCTATACCAGCGGCACCGGCGGCGCGCCGCGCGGGGTGATGCAGCATCATGGCGCGATCCTGCACAATGCAGCGGGTGCCGCGGAGGTGCTCGTTAATGATTTCGGGATCGGCGACGAAGAGGTATTCCTCTCCTTCCTGCCGCTCAGCCACGCCTATGAACATTCGGGCGGCCAGTTCCTGCCGATCATGGTCGGCGCGCAAATCTATTATAGCGAGGGGCTCGAAAAGCTCGTCTCGAACATCGAGGAAACGCGCCCGACGATCATGGTCGTCGTCCCGCGGCTGTTCGAGGTGATCCGCGCGCGGATGATCAAGGCGGTCGAAAAACAGGGCAAGCTCGCCAACTGGATGCTGAATCAGGCGCTGCGCGTCGGCGAGAAGGATTATGAGCGGCGCATGGGCCTGCTCGACCGGCCGGTCGACCTGCTGCTCGACCGGCTGTTCCGGCCCAAGATCGGCAAGCGTTTCGGCGGCCGGATGAAGGCGCTGGTGTCGGGCGGCGCGCCGCTCAATCCCGAGATCGGCGTTTTCTTCCACTCGATCGGGCTGACTTTGCTGCAAGGCTATGGCCAGACCGAGGCCGGGCCGGTGATCAGCTGCAACCGGCCGTCCGCCGGGATCAAGATGGACACCGTCGGGCCGCCGCTGATGAACACCGAGGTGAAGATCGCCGACGACGGCGAGATATTGGTGCGCGGCGAGCTGGTGATGAAAGGCTATTGGCGCAATCAGGCGGAGACCGAGCGCGTGCTCGTCCCAGATCCGGCGGAGCCGGACAAAGGCGCCTGGCTACACACGGGCGATATCGGCCATATCGACGACAAGGGCCGCATCGTCATCACCGACCGCAAGAAGGACCTGATCGTCAACGACAAGGGCGACAATGTCTCGCCGCAACGTGTCGAGGGCATGCTGACGTTGCAGCCCGAAATCCTGCAGGCGATGGTCTATGGCGACAAGCGCCCGCATCTTGTCGGCATCCTCGTCCCCGATCCCGAATGGGCGGCCGAATGGGCCGAGGCCGAGGGGCTGCCCAAGGATCTGAAGCTGCTGCGCGAGCATGAGAAGTTCCGCGCCGTGATCCGCGCCGCGGTCGACCGCGTCAACGGCCAGCTCTCGGTGATCGAAAAGGTGCGCAAGTTCGATTTCGCCGACGAGGCCTTCACGATCGAGAATGAGCAGATGACGCCGTCGATGAAGATCCGGCGCCATGTGCTGAAACAGGTTTACGAAGACAAGATCGCGGCCTTGTACAAGGCATAGCCCTTATCCGTTCGTGTCGAGCGAAGTCGAGACACCCATCGGTCTTGCGCCTAGCCCGAAGGGCATCTCGGCTTCGCTCGATGCGAGCGGGATATGGTACGCAATCTTCAAATAGCAGGCGGGGGTGCGACCCGAAGAGCTCGGCGCAAACCGGGCCCCGCCTGCGACCGAACCGCTGGTTCAGCCTTCGTCCCCCGCCGGTTTGCGATAGGGGACAAATTCTCCAAGCACGCAGGTCGGACCGCGAATGCCGCTCGACCGGTCGACCAGATGAAAGAAATCGCCGCTGCAGGTCGATGACCCGAACTGGCGGATGACCATGATGTCGCTGTCGCGCGCGAGCCCGGGGCAACTGCCCTTCAGGTCGTTGCGATAGACGAGGTTGCCGCTCGCCCGGTACAACAGGATATTGTCGGACACCCGGATCGTGTCGGTGGTGCGAAAGCTCGGCAGGCATTTCTCGGGCTTGCCGGGGACCTTGCCGGCAAGCTGCTTGTCCAGCGTTTCGGCCTGTTTCGGCGTCAGCGCCGCCGCGCCCGGCCCGGCGTCGCCCGCAGGCGCGCAGCCCGCGACCAGCGGTGCGGCCAATATCGCCAGTGCGATGCCGTGAACCGGATTGAGCTTCGCCATCATGTTGCTCCTGCCTTCGCTATGACGTCCCGAAAGTGAACGCTCCCTGAAGCTCCGCGCGCCGCCCTAGGCGGCGTCCTTCAACGCCCGGATGCGACCGAGTTCCTGCGCGCTGGCGGCGCGGAGGAACGGGTTGGTCGCGCGTTCCTCGCCGATGCTCGTCGGCACCGTCGCCTCGCCCGCACCGCGCGCCGCCTCGACCGCCGCGAGCCGCGCCGCAAGCGCCGCATTGTCGGGCTCGACGGTGACCGCGAAGCGTGCGTTCGACAGCGTATATTCGTGCGCGCAATAGACGCGCGTCGCATCGTCGAGCGTGCCCAGCCGCTGCATATTGCCGAACATCTGCTCGGCCGTCCCCTCGAACAACCGGCCACAACCCATGGCGAACATCGTGTCGCCAACGAAGATCGCGCGATCGTTCGCGAAATGATAGGCGATGTGACCGGCCGTATGCGCAGGGACGTCCCATACCTCGGCGCTGTGGCTGCCGAGCCGGACCGTGTCGCCGCCCTTCACCTGCACGTCGAGCGTCGGGATGCGCTCATATTCGGCAGCCGGGCCGGTGATCGTGCACCCCGTCGCTTCCTTGATCGCGGCGTTGCCGCCGGTGTGGTCGGGATGCCAATGGGTGTTCCAGATATCGGTGATCGTCCAGCCGCGCTCGGCCGCCGCGGCCAGCACCGGATCGGCGACCGCGGGGTCGACGACCATCGTCGCGCCGCTGCCGGGTTCGTGGACCAGCCAGACATAATTGTCGCTGAGGACCGGAATGCGGACGATGTCGAGTGCAGTCATGATCGTCTCCTTTCGCTTTCGGCCTCGTTCGCTTCCAAGACGAAGCGGAAGGCCGTCAGCCTTGATAGGTGCAGGTTGCTACATCAGCAGGCGATGGCGTCATATCCCGCGGCATTGAATTCGATCAGGCAAAATCCGTGTCCGAACGGATCGGCGAACATCGCCTGCCGGCCATAGGGCAGGTCGATCGTCTCGCCCTCCTGCGTCGCCCCGGCGGCCAGCGCTCGCGCGACGGCGCGATCGAGGTCGTCGACCGTGAAATCGGGGTGCACGGGCGACCAGTGCCGGTGATAACGCCTGAAATCGCCGCCGCCGGGGCCGATTGCGGTCCCGGCGGGCTTGGCGATCAGATAGATTGGCGCATCGCACCCGGTCAGTTCGACGATATCGCTGCCGAGGCGGCGCCCCACCGTCAGGCCGAGTGCGGCGGTATAAAATCGCTCGCCGGCGATCACGTCGGGCACGTCGATGTTGATCAACAGGCCCGGCATGGTGGCTTACCAGTTCCCCGTGTTGGGCATCGATGCCCATGGCTCCTGCGGCGGCAGATGGCCGTCCTGCAGCAGTTCGACCGAAATGCCGTCGGGCGAGCGGACAAACGCCATATGCCCGTCGCGCGGCGGACGGTTGATCGTCACGCCCGCGTCCATCAGCCGCTGGCAGGTGTCGTAGATATTGTCGACGCGATAGGCGAGATGCCCGAAATTGCGCCCGCCCGTATATTCCTCGGCCGCGCTGCCGTCGGCGGGCGGCCAGTTATAGGTCAGCTCGACCTCCGCCACCCCCGCCTGGCCCGGCGGCGCGAGGAAGATCAGCGTGAAGCGGCCCTGTTCGCTGTCGAAACGGCGCACTTCCTCGAGCCCGACGAGGTTGAAGAAGGCGATGGTGGCATCGGGATCCGACACGCGGATCATCGTATGGAGATATTTCGTCATGCGCCTTATCTAGGCGCGAAGGCTGCGTCCTTCAAACGCTTCGAACAGATTTACGAATGCATCGGGCACCGGCGCGGTCGCGCCGCGCGCTTCCTCGACATGGACGCTGACCTCGAGCCCCGATGCGCGCAGGTCGTCGCGGCCGGCGCCATGCAGTTCGAACAGGAAGGTCATC encodes:
- a CDS encoding AMP-dependent synthetase/ligase is translated as MKLENPHLDHFPSLVAMFFDRAEKGGDDPFLWHKADRAWQPLSWRQVAGQVAALAHNLRELGLKEGDRVVLVSENRPEWCIADLGIMAAGCITVPTYTTNTERDHQHILDNSGAKAVIVSTAKLARVLMPAVMRSEAHIVISMESLRVGQQGEVSVHDWAPLVQNGETYLEETKARGLGVKREDTACIIYTSGTGGAPRGVMQHHGAILHNAAGAAEVLVNDFGIGDEEVFLSFLPLSHAYEHSGGQFLPIMVGAQIYYSEGLEKLVSNIEETRPTIMVVVPRLFEVIRARMIKAVEKQGKLANWMLNQALRVGEKDYERRMGLLDRPVDLLLDRLFRPKIGKRFGGRMKALVSGGAPLNPEIGVFFHSIGLTLLQGYGQTEAGPVISCNRPSAGIKMDTVGPPLMNTEVKIADDGEILVRGELVMKGYWRNQAETERVLVPDPAEPDKGAWLHTGDIGHIDDKGRIVITDRKKDLIVNDKGDNVSPQRVEGMLTLQPEILQAMVYGDKRPHLVGILVPDPEWAAEWAEAEGLPKDLKLLREHEKFRAVIRAAVDRVNGQLSVIEKVRKFDFADEAFTIENEQMTPSMKIRRHVLKQVYEDKIAALYKA
- a CDS encoding VOC family protein, whose protein sequence is MTKYLHTMIRVSDPDATIAFFNLVGLEEVRRFDSEQGRFTLIFLAPPGQAGVAEVELTYNWPPADGSAAEEYTGGRNFGHLAYRVDNIYDTCQRLMDAGVTINRPPRDGHMAFVRSPDGISVELLQDGHLPPQEPWASMPNTGNW
- the gloB gene encoding hydroxyacylglutathione hydrolase, producing the protein MTALDIVRIPVLSDNYVWLVHEPGSGATMVVDPAVADPVLAAAAERGWTITDIWNTHWHPDHTGGNAAIKEATGCTITGPAAEYERIPTLDVQVKGGDTVRLGSHSAEVWDVPAHTAGHIAYHFANDRAIFVGDTMFAMGCGRLFEGTAEQMFGNMQRLGTLDDATRVYCAHEYTLSNARFAVTVEPDNAALAARLAAVEAARGAGEATVPTSIGEERATNPFLRAASAQELGRIRALKDAA
- a CDS encoding VOC family protein; protein product: MPGLLINIDVPDVIAGERFYTAALGLTVGRRLGSDIVELTGCDAPIYLIAKPAGTAIGPGGGDFRRYHRHWSPVHPDFTVDDLDRAVARALAAGATQEGETIDLPYGRQAMFADPFGHGFCLIEFNAAGYDAIAC